The Clarias gariepinus isolate MV-2021 ecotype Netherlands chromosome 3, CGAR_prim_01v2, whole genome shotgun sequence DNA window CTTCATGGTGTGATACCTCTTGCTTAGTGGTCTCGCAGCCTCTGGGGCTTTTCAGAAAAGGTGTGTTTATACTAACAGATCATGTGACAATTAGATTGCACAAAGGTGGACTTCACTGCACTAATTATGTGACTCCTGAAGTTAATTAGTTGCACTAGAACTTTTGAGGGACTTCAAAGGAAAGGGGGTGAATACATATGCACATGCAAATTTTcagattaaaacattaaaaaaaaaattttttatgtttatttttttttatttcacatcacCAACATAGactattactgtatgtgcagatCCATCACATCcaattatgatttcatttatgaaaACACTTGCAAAGAAAAAGATGAATTGGCAGAGCTGATGTCTCACCAAAGTTGCTTGCTCGCTGGCTTCTATGGTCAGTGGTGGCTGAAACGGTGGCCTTGAGCCAGGACCTtcaccctatctgctccaggagtgctgtatcctggctgtcTCAGCACTCTGAGCCCAGCTTCCTAATTGGGATGttagaaaaaataatttcattgtaTTATAAGGtggatgtgacaaataattaaatattattattatattattcttaAGAGTTTGCACAGCTCTTGTTCCTCTTGTGTGTTCAGCTCGTGTCTGCACAGCTCCGTGCTTGCACATTTAGACATTCGGTCCAGGTATCAGACTGCTGaggtgggcaaagtacacaaatcctgtacttagTCATACTTTTACAtatctacttaagtaaaagtacaaaaatactCACTTTGAAATTTACTTAGGGGTGTGTTCAGAATTGTATTTGGTCCTCCTGGTTtggaccaaataaaaaaataatacaaaaattttGGTCCGCTAGCATAAAGTCCTGGTTTGCTTAGTTGTTAAACTGTGATTTTTAACAATGTAACAAAAGACAGAAGCATTTAGATTTCATACATTGTAATTCTTGTACCAACTGAAAACTTTTGAAGAGTCTCTAAGATTCTATGAGTCTAAGAGTTATGGCTCAGATCAAAAGAAGAAGCGGTTGCCAACATGCccaatgtttttttatacaggTATATGACCAGCTTTTATCAAGACAATGGGGGCAGTCGCCGAGTAGATTAAGTAATGAAATATGTACTCAAGTACAGTAAATGTAGATGGTTACTAGAAAGTCTTATAGATAAAAAAACCcctaaaaaaaaacgttaaaaaactatttaaggtttattttttgttttgggcGTGATTGggatattaattaatttaaatgaaatgggAGATTCATTAGTTAATTACCTTCACTTCTAAGCAGTAATATGTTATCCTTTGATAAGGTGTGGAAATGAATTAATACTAGACATAGGGAACCAGAATGACATTTCTTGAGCACAGCACGGTAATGAGAATTTTAATGGTTGCAAAGTTATTTTACTGACTGTAAAAGTTCTGTACAAATGAATTTAAGCATAAAGATGATTTATAATATTAGATACTTTATTTCAAATGTCAAATGATGCATCAAAACATACTGAAGCCACTGGTGTTGCTACATAAAGATATTATAGCATGTGTTTCATTGAGTCGCAGTGAATTCTCAATTCAAATGTATTTCTTCTATTGTTTCTGCTACATGATAAACTGGAGGCCAACTATTCAGCATGACGTTCCAATAACATATTAAGTTCTGAGCTCAAGTTATGTAATAATGGCCACAGTATGTTTAAATTCCGATCCAAAAACTTGTGGCCTTATTCCATTAATTTGTGGCTACACCTGACTAATAGCCTCCAAGTCAATTTAGCTATGTAGTAGAAATTACTATGGTTCCTACAGACTAAGGCATTTCCATggcgtgttcaagtcaaactgggacttgtgatggaaGGTCTTATATTAAtaggcataaaactgattggCGTAATAATACAGAAGACTTCCAGCACAGTGAAACATccgaatggtgcaaacgttttaaagaaggatgTACgcctgtgaatgatgatcccggtCGAGATGGCTCTGAATTCCCATGAAGATCCTTAAAACTTGCAGAGGAGACGCATCTGTCCGTAGGAACTGTACTCACAATCATTCATCAACACGACTTGCACATTAAaggaactcagctggaagtCATTTTCACATTGTGACCTCGCTTCACGCCATTTTCCACATgcttgggccattaaagaagttcctgggaggctagcgttttagacgtgaagcaggcagtctgatcatggttctggcatactgaaaaaactttctaccttgaagGTATCCAAGCATTAGTAAAACGCTGGTATACACGCATTGGaacagcaggggattatatagattcaaacattttttttactttcacttctCACATAACTAATTCTgtaattctgcacaatcaaatgttCAGAACTTGTCTTGTATATTTAAGACTAAGGAAACAATTTATtgttagggttttttttatctactgtaGATCATTAAAGATGCTGTAAGTGTATCTTTGCTTTACCatgctttacattttaaatgcagcttTGTTGTTTATTGGTGTGAGTTTATTAACTAAGATGATATTAAACTTTTCCTTGAGTATGGTCTCGATCTCACTGTCAGCTACATCTCTCATCTTGATGTTGTCTGTATCTTCCTCAGGATTAAATGTAACCTCGCTGTAGGTCCAACCAATCAGAGCTCTGAATCCAGTCGGAGTCTGGAGGGAACAAATGGATTTCTGGGTGAACAGAGACTCAGGGCTGGTCTGCAGGAACTCGCATGTGTTCAGAAAATGGTCAATTCCACGTGGAATTAGCAAATAAGAGTACATTGTCTTTGTGACACGTTTGTCAACGAGGCTGGAATTGGTGAAGGCTTCATTCTGGACCACAGGCTTCCTTGCAGTCTTCTCCAATGTCCACCTCTGACCATCGTTCAGCAGGCGGAAAATCCCCGCCGGCTGTTCTTGATCCTTTCCTGCGATCATTTCTAACGGATGCCAAATTTGTCCCGACACTCCGTAACTCACGTCGGCGATATACGGCTTGCCTTCGATATCCACCATGTTTACAAGGTGTGAATTAAAAGGGTTGAAGTCATTTTTGAGCGTGTTGAAGACTTTGCAGCCCAGCGTGGTGTATTTGTAGCCCATCTCTCCAAGCACCCAGGAGAAGAGCTGATTGTTTTCCATGCACCATCCTCCACGGCGCTTTTTTACAATCTTCTCATAAATAATTTGCAGGTCCATGGTGTTCCGCTCTCCACAGTGGATGCTGAGGTTCTCGAAGGGAATGCTCATCACATGCAGCTTGTGCACGGTACGGAGCGTGGCCAGATCGGGTTTCTCGTACACCCCGCTGAACCCGATTCTTCTGAAATATTCCTGAAGATCCATTATGTTCCTGTGAAGGAGGAAATGACAAAGTGCTGCTTCAAAATGCGGATCACATCGTATACAGCCAGGATGAAGGACTAAACTTCTCAGAAGTGCACAGCATTAGTAGCTATACTGGAAATTAGAAATTAACAATCACAGTTTACTAATACAAATCACAACCATATATCAAATTCAACATACCTTCAAAAAACCTCCTCCTGGGATTTTTTCACCTCACTGTCTGCTGTTGTCAGGGAGATCGTTCAAGCAGCCGAATTCTGTCTCAAGACAGGAGAAAGAATGAATAGTGGCTCAAACAAAAGTGTTTGGAAAGAGGCAAAAACATTAACCATTTGATCCCTGGATGGTAGCTAATGTTTGGACCCAGTTAGGATAAAACTTTGTAAATTACAGTATCAATCTACAccataatttatatacagtaatatgagAATGCAGTTTCCAAAGTCTATATAGAACACAGTTTTAATATATGGTTTGGAATTTGTTTTGTAAAGCTTCTGactatttatttcattcactcatctattatctatactgcttatcctacaGTACGCATTGCAgagcgcacacactcacacatccagtcacacactatggccaatcCGTATACACAAGGGaacctacatactgtagcacgtGATTTATATGTGTGACAATGTTTGATGCTTAAGTATTGATAGACCTAATAAATGGTCTAgcaaaaatgttttgctttcaATCGTGGCATCATAATTAACTTTAATGCTATATTATGGTACAGTACCATGTGAAAGTCTTGAGCAATCCCTCATTTCATTATATTAAAGGATGTAGAGCAgaatggtggcatagtggttagcactgtagccttgcaccaccagggctGAGAAATTGATTCCcacagtttgtgtgtgcgtgcgtgcgtgtgtgtgtgtgcgtactcTGCATGTTAGTCCCGTGCGTGTGAATTCCCTCCCACATTCAAAGAGTACAATTAATGTTGAATTAAGTAGACTTGaatacaatgatgtacaaaattaagtaaatgtaatgaaaatcagaatTACTGCAATGGTTACCCTAAgtgaaaataagtaaaaaaaaaaagtatttttgaaAAATTGAGTAGATATGATTGAAAatgcaaggtaaaaaaaaaaaaaaaattagacttttatttaataaacaaatgtgctacatttactaaatattttaactgaatttaatttatacttctccatcaatatatatatatatatatataaaaaaaaaaatatatatatatatatatatatatatatatatatatatatatattaattaagtgTAACATATTAATTCTGTGATGGAGAAGTATAAATTACattcaattaaaataatataatatatatatatatatttagcctTTACTCAAGAGGTGTTTTAATTCAGGTCAATGTATCTAATGACaccaaattataaacaaagaaacaatacacacattaccattttaatgttaattaaacatttatttgtcacatttgataagacatgaagtctaaactcaatctgatttactttacaaatgacatgtaacaagatcataaacaatgaGCTGAATTGATCTAATTAGTAACACAGTCTCACAATTAATACTTTTGatacaagtattatacagttaatatgtgaaaagtagacttttgtattaaaatataatcacataaagtcacattttacacctgaaagattgcacaacttcacacttcagtttcctgcaaattgtgggatccatacaaatgtgtgtgcagaccttctcaggtcttaaacaagcaatgacagtctaaatgaagacaggacactgaATATCATTGATCAACAGTACCATGCTACACTCCATAATGATCAAAACTCCTTTTGATGATGTGACAAATGTGCAGagtttacaccgccatcccataagctggaaccttaaaaagaaattatagtatacaagtaagtacaagtgtgactatTACTATATACATTATCATACTGATCTacgagtggtgttcaagtcaaagcgggacttgtgataaaattctCTGAAACGAACACGTAAAACTGATTTAAATATACAGAGCCCATAGCTGGTAAAATTTCAGTGAACATTCCAGTGGAATGCTGTTACACAAAACGAACTGCTTTGATCACCAAAGGCTTTTTGCTCTTGCAGAACCATGCACAACCtcatatatagagaaataaagggagctttTACTCTAATAAGTTATTCCGCACAAAGATCacgctttgacttgaatgttCCTTGTACATGTCTTTGTcccttgtataaaaatgatactCAACTTTATTTACGCATTACTATCAactatgtatatacagtatatatatattttacattagttTAATGGAAAATCTAGTACTGCATGTTCTAGTGGAAAACTTGTATATAGATTCATTATaggtaaagtaaaatatttcaagccttgaTTTAATTCGTAATGGgcacacatttaatacttctgtaacatttaaaaagttaatatttaCCTCGTTTCGCTCTCCACAATGGATGCTGAGGTTCTCGAGGGGAATGCTCATCACATGCAGCTTGTGCACGGTGCGGAGAGTGGCGAGGTCTGGTTTCTCATACACCCCGTTAAACCCGATTCTCCTGAAGTTGTCCAATAAGATCCATTATGTTCCTGtgaaagatgaaagaaagacaaaactgTTGCCTTAAAATGTACACCAGCACAATATCTagcttggtaaaaaaaaaaaaaaaaaaaatccagtttcaGCAGCTGGTAGGTGGTTAGATCTCGATGGATTAAATCATAAGGATGAACAAAATTCCTAATGACTTAAATTTAATGAGTTTAATGGATTCTTCAAAAAATGTACCACTAAATAAATCAGCTTGGATCAAATTTGTTTATCAGTATGTCATTTCCTAAATAAAACTCACAAACAGCTAGACATTGTTCATTCTCTTAAGCAAATACATCCGGATAACAAATCCTGCATTTAAACCATACCTTCACTGCAAATTCTTGACGCAATGTCCACTACTGTCAGGGACATCTAAAGACAGAAGAAAGAATGTGACCAGACAGACTTAACCTGTGGACCACTGTATTGTAATAATTTTCTGATACAGATGTAATAAcactttatgaaaaaaaagatacagatTAAACCCTTGTAACTAATTTTAAGATTGAAGTGTGAGTTTAGATACAGCCGAGAGAAACCCTTGTGACctacttacagtacatcatgaggcgcggtacaccctggacaggtgccaatccattgaagagcacacacacaaacacacaccacactacgaacaatttgagaacgccaattgtataacctaatctgcatgtctttggactgtgggaggaaaccagagtacctggatgAAACCTACCCcagtgaaaaaacaaacaaacactttagtgttttacaaatatattgaaatcctcgatagtacacTGCAAATATAGGCTACgaacaaa harbors:
- the LOC128519366 gene encoding arylamine N-acetyltransferase, pineal gland isozyme NAT-10-like, coding for MDLQEYFRRIGFSGVYEKPDLATLRTVHKLHVMSIPFENLSIHCGERNTMDLQIIYEKIVKKRRGGWCMENNQLFSWVLGEMGYKYTTLGCKVFNTLKNDFNPFNSHLVNMVDIEGKPYIADVSYGVSGQIWHPLEMIAGKDQEQPAGIFRLLNDGQRWTLEKTARKPVVQNEAFTNSSLVDKRVTKTMYSYLLIPRGIDHFLNTCEFLQTSPESLFTQKSICSLQTPTGFRALIGWTYSEVTFNPEEDTDNIKMRDVADSEIETILKEKFNIILVNKLTPINNKAAFKM